The genomic window GGTCGCGCCGACCGGCGGCAACCCCCGTGTGCCGCCGGTCAGCGCGGGTACTCGTCGTCGTCGACCGGAACCTGGCGGGTCTGCTCGAAGGCGTCGGCGACATCCGCGGCGGCGGCCAGCGGGAGCTCGCCGCGCGGCGGGAGCTGCTCGTCCGCGCCGGACTCCAGGTCCTCCGGGTCCAGCAGGTCTTCCGGGTCCAGCGAGTCGACGGCGAATTCAGCGGCGTTGTCGGTCATGACCTCACCCCTCACGGCGCCGGGGCCCCGGCGGCCCCTGCTGCCCCAACACCTACCCGACTCGTGGCGCCTCACTCGGCACCCGCCCCGTACGTCGGTGTGTCGCGGCACCGGCCCGCACCCGCGGGCAGCTCAGATCCAGGCGGTGTCGCGGCGGTGCGAGCGGGCCCACGCAGCGAGCCGCACCAGGGCGGAACGGTCGGTGAACGGCGTGGCAACGGACAGCTGGACGGCCATCGGCGGTTCCTTCCCTGGTACGGCGAGCGCGCCCGCGCGGACCGGCCGGGTTGGTGCCCTCCCCTGTTGGGCACCAACCCGGCCGGGCTCGGTTCCCCTGAGCCTGCCGGAGCCCGCACACGGGCGGGTAACATCCCGATAATGGACCATCAACAAGGCCCCGCGGACGCCGTTTCGTCCGCCCCGGCTGCGGCCGTGCCCGACCGGGGCGAACCGGCATGGACGGCCTCCCACCTGCGGTTCGGCCTGCTGGGGCCGCTGACGGTCCAGGACGCCACGGGCACCGCGCTGCCGGTGAGCTCCCCCAAGTGCCGGGCGCTGCTGGCGGTGCTGCTGCTGGAGCCGAACCGGGTGGTCTCCCGCGACCGGCTGACGGCGGCGCTGTGGGGCGAGCACCCGCCGGCCACCGCCGCCACCTCCCTCAACAACCACGTGGTCCAGCTGCGCCGGCTGCTCGGCGCGGGCGGTCCCGGCCGACTGCGCACCGTCCCGCCCGGCTACCTGCTCCAGGTCGGCGAGCACGAGCTGGACAGCGGGCTCTTCGCCACCCACCTGGAGGCGGCCCGCACCGCCCGGCGCCAGGGCGACTGGCCGGGCGTCAGCCAGCAGGCCGGGGCGGCCCTCGCGCTGTGGCGCGGCACTCCGCTGACCGACCTGCCCACGCTCGCCGAGGAGGCGCTGCCGCACGTGCAGCGGCTGCACGAGCTGCGGCTGCAGGGCCTGGAGTGGTTCGTGGACGCCGAGCTGGAGCTGGGCCGCCCGCACGCCGTGGTCCCGGAACTGAACCGGCTGACCGCCGAGCACCCGCTGCGCGAGTCGTTCCACCGCCAGCTGATGCTGGCCCTGCACCGCACCGACCAGCGGGCCGAGGCGCTCGCCGTGCACCGGCGGCTGCGCGGCACCCTGGTCGAGGAGCTCGGCATCGAGCCGGGACCCAGCGTGCGGGCCGCGCACCAGGAGATCCTGCGGGCCGAGGTCGGCGCCGGCCTGCCCATGGTGCCGCCGCAGCGGCAGGCCCCGGAGCCCGCCAGGAGCGCCGCCCCCGCCCCGCCGGCGCCCGCCGCGGCGCCCGCCGCGGTGGCCGCCGGGGCCGGGCTGCCCCGGGACGTGGCCGGGTTCACCGGGCGCTGCGAGGAGCTGGAGCGGCTGCTCACCGCCTGCCGCGCGGGCAGCTCCGACGGCCAGGTGGTCGGCATCCACGCGGTCGACGGGATGCCGGGGGTGGGCAAGAGCGCGCTGGCGATCCACGCCGCGCACCGGCTGGCGGCCGACTTCCCGGACGGGCAGATCTTCCTGCCACTGCACGCCCACACCCCTGGCACCCCCGCCGTCGAGCCCGCGGACGCGCTCACCGCGCTGCTGCTCACCATCGGCGTCTCCCCGCAGCAGATACCGCGGGACCTGGACGCGCGGGCCAACCTGTGGCGCAGCCGACTGGCCGGGCGGCGGATGCTGCTGCTGCTGGACGACGCCCGCAGCAGCGAGCAGGTCCGCCCGCTGATGCCCGGCACCCCGGGCAGCCTGGTGCTGGTCACCAGCCGGCGGCGGCTGCCGGCGCTGGGCGACGCGGTGCCGATCACCCTGGGGGTGCTGCCGCCCGAGGAGGCGGCCGCGCTCTTCACCGCCACGGCGGGGCGCCCCGATCTGGCCCCCGAGCAGGCGGCGGTGAAGGAGGTGGTGCGGCTCTGCGGCTACCTACCGCTGGCGATCCACCTGACCGCGGCCCGGCTGCGGCACCGGCGGGCCTGGTCGGTGGCCGACCTGGTGCCGGACCTGGCGGCCGCGGCGGGCCGGCTGGGCGCGCTGCGCGCCGAGGACGTCTCGGTGGCCGCCGCCTTCGACCTCTCCTACCGGGACCTGACGCCCGCGCAGCGCCGGCTCTTCCGCCGGCTCGGCCTCCATCCCGGTGACCACTTCGACGCCCGGGCCGCCGCCGCACTGGACGGCGGCGACCTGGCCACCGCGCGCCGGCTGCTGGAGGAGTTGGAGGACCACCACCTGGTCGACGAGCCGGTGCGCGGCCGCTACCGGATGCACGACCTGATCCGCGAGCACGCCAGGGCGCTGAGCGCCGAGGACGACCAGGCCACCCGCTACGCCGCGGTGGGCCGGCTGCTCGACGGCTACCTGGCGCTGGCCATCGAGGCCGGCCGGCACCTGGCGATCAACTGCCCGGAGCGGCCCGACGGCGCCGAGCTGCCCACCGAGGGCGCGGCGATGGCCTGGCTGCGCACCGAGCGCGGCAACCTGCGCGCCGCGGTGGAGCACGCGGCCCGCCACGGGTACCCGCGGCACGCCGTGTGGCTGCCGGCCGCGCTGCACGACCTGCTGCGCGCCCAGGGCCACTGGAGCCAGGCCCGCGCCCTGCACGAGATCGCGCTGGAGACCGCCCAACTCACCTGCGACTGGCTGGGCCAGGCCCAGGCACTCATCCACCTGGGCACCTTCCAGCGGCTCACCGGCGAGCACGAGGCCGGCGCCGAGCACCTGCGCCAGGCGCTGGAGCTGTTCCGGAGCCTGGACGAGCCGAGCGGGCAGGCCGCGGTGCTGATCCAGCTCGGCGCGATGGAGCGCACCTTCGGGGACAACGGCCGGGCCAGGGAGTACTTCGCCCAGGCGCTCACCCTGGCCAGGGGCGCGAACGACCGGCCCGGCGAGGCCGAGTCGCTCTGCCAGCTGGGCATCCTGGGCCGGATCACCGGCGACTACGCCGAGGCCACCGAGCACGCCACCTTGGCCCTGGCGCTCTTCCGCCGGCTGGGCAACCGCACGGGGCAGACGGCGGCGCTCAGCGAGCTGAGCCTGATCCAGCAGCTGACCGGCGACCTGACCGCCTCCGAGGCGAGCCTGCACCTGGCGCTGGAGCTGTGCCGGGACCGCGACGACCGGCCGGGCGAGGCGTACGCGCTGGCCAGCCTGGGCTCGCTGCAGCAGCTCACGGGCCGCTACCAGGCGGCCGAGCTGACCCACCAGCAGGCACTGACCCTCTACCAGGGCCTGGGCAACCGGATCGGCCACGCCAACGCGCTGATGGCGCTGGGCGCGGTGCGGCTGGTCACCGGGCAGTACGACGCGGCCGAACGCGACCTGGAGCGGGCCGGCCTGATGTACCGCGAGCTGGACGAGGCGCGCGGTCGGATGAACACCGGCGCGTACCTGGGCGTGCTGCAGCAGGCCACCGGGCGCCACGCCCAGGCGGTGGCCAGCCTTGGCCAGGCGCTGGGGCTCTACCGCGAACAGGGCGACCTGCTCGGCGAGTCCCGGGTGCTCGCCTACCTGGGCGACGCGCTGCTCTCCACCGGCGACCACCAAGGCGCCGCCGACCGCCTCGGGCAGGCCCTGGCGCTCTGCCAGGAGCGCGGCGACCAGGCCGGCCAGGCGGAGGTGCGCAACCTGCTCGGCCGGCTGCTGACCACCACCGGCGACCTGGCCGGGGCGCAGGGCGAGTTCGCCGCCGCGCTGACCTGCGCGCTGGCGGCCGGCTCGCCGCTGGAGGAGGTGCGCGCGCTCAGCGGCCTGGGCCGCGGCGACCTGGCGGCCGGGCGCCCCTGCGAGGGCCGGACGCGGCTGCGGCAGGCGCTGACCCTGGCCCGCCGGCTCGGCGTCCCGGAGGCGGAGCGGATCGAGGCGGCGCTGTCGCCGCGCCCGACCGGGCTGTCGGCGGCCTGCTGAGGCGCCCGCCCAGGCGCGCCTGCAAGGGGGCCGCGCGGCGGGCCCGCCGCGCGCCGCCGCGACGGTCACGACCCACCACGACCCACCACGACCCACCAGGATCCGTCACGACCCACCACGACCCGTCACGGTGCGGAGCTGCCGGGCGCTGACGGGCGGAGCGGCAGGACGCTGACGAGTGGTCAAGAGTTCACTGCACGGACCTTGTCCGGTGGTTTTCTACGCGCGTATCGTCGCCCGCCGAGGCACTCGCGCGGACCGTGGTCTACGCGAGTAGTCGACCTCACCCGCCGACCGTCGAGGAGCCCCGTCCCGGTGTCCACCGCTTCCTTCGCCCGCCCCTCGCGCCGCTCCGTGCTGCGCGCCGCCGTGCTGCCCAGTGCCGTCGTCGCCTCCCTCGTGCTCGCCGCGCTGCCGGCCGTCGCCGCCGGTGCCGCCGGCGCAGGCCAGGTCCGGATCCACGACATCCAGGGCACCACCCGGATATCCCCGCTGAACGGCCAGAGCGTGCAGGGCGTGCCCGGCATCGTCACCGGGATCCGCAGCTACGGCTCGTCCAAGGGCTTCTGGTTCCAGGACCCGAACCCGGACCGCGACCCGCGCACCAGCGAAGGGGTCTTCGTCTACACCGGCAGCACCCCGAAGGTCGCGGTGGGCGACTCGGTGCTGGTGGACGCGAAGGTGAGCGAGTACTACCCGGACT from Kitasatospora sp. NBC_01287 includes these protein-coding regions:
- a CDS encoding BTAD domain-containing putative transcriptional regulator; this translates as MDHQQGPADAVSSAPAAAVPDRGEPAWTASHLRFGLLGPLTVQDATGTALPVSSPKCRALLAVLLLEPNRVVSRDRLTAALWGEHPPATAATSLNNHVVQLRRLLGAGGPGRLRTVPPGYLLQVGEHELDSGLFATHLEAARTARRQGDWPGVSQQAGAALALWRGTPLTDLPTLAEEALPHVQRLHELRLQGLEWFVDAELELGRPHAVVPELNRLTAEHPLRESFHRQLMLALHRTDQRAEALAVHRRLRGTLVEELGIEPGPSVRAAHQEILRAEVGAGLPMVPPQRQAPEPARSAAPAPPAPAAAPAAVAAGAGLPRDVAGFTGRCEELERLLTACRAGSSDGQVVGIHAVDGMPGVGKSALAIHAAHRLAADFPDGQIFLPLHAHTPGTPAVEPADALTALLLTIGVSPQQIPRDLDARANLWRSRLAGRRMLLLLDDARSSEQVRPLMPGTPGSLVLVTSRRRLPALGDAVPITLGVLPPEEAAALFTATAGRPDLAPEQAAVKEVVRLCGYLPLAIHLTAARLRHRRAWSVADLVPDLAAAAGRLGALRAEDVSVAAAFDLSYRDLTPAQRRLFRRLGLHPGDHFDARAAAALDGGDLATARRLLEELEDHHLVDEPVRGRYRMHDLIREHARALSAEDDQATRYAAVGRLLDGYLALAIEAGRHLAINCPERPDGAELPTEGAAMAWLRTERGNLRAAVEHAARHGYPRHAVWLPAALHDLLRAQGHWSQARALHEIALETAQLTCDWLGQAQALIHLGTFQRLTGEHEAGAEHLRQALELFRSLDEPSGQAAVLIQLGAMERTFGDNGRAREYFAQALTLARGANDRPGEAESLCQLGILGRITGDYAEATEHATLALALFRRLGNRTGQTAALSELSLIQQLTGDLTASEASLHLALELCRDRDDRPGEAYALASLGSLQQLTGRYQAAELTHQQALTLYQGLGNRIGHANALMALGAVRLVTGQYDAAERDLERAGLMYRELDEARGRMNTGAYLGVLQQATGRHAQAVASLGQALGLYREQGDLLGESRVLAYLGDALLSTGDHQGAADRLGQALALCQERGDQAGQAEVRNLLGRLLTTTGDLAGAQGEFAAALTCALAAGSPLEEVRALSGLGRGDLAAGRPCEGRTRLRQALTLARRLGVPEAERIEAALSPRPTGLSAAC